A single Opisthocomus hoazin isolate bOpiHoa1 chromosome 1, bOpiHoa1.hap1, whole genome shotgun sequence DNA region contains:
- the CGGBP1 gene encoding CGG triplet repeat-binding protein 1, producing MERFGVKSAPSRNRSKTALYVTPQDRVTEFGSELHEDGGKLFCTSCNVVLNHVRKSAINDHLKSKTHTKRKAEFEEQNVRKKQRTLTASLQCNSTAQTEKTSVIQDFVKMCLEANIPLEKADHPSVRAFLSRYVKNGSSIPKSDQLRKAYLPDGYDNENQLLNTEDR from the coding sequence ATGGAACGATTTGGAGTAAAGTCCGCTCCATCACGGAACCGCTCAAAGACTGCTTTGTATGTAACTCCTCAGGATCGTGTAACTGAGTTTGGCAGCGAGCTGCACGAAGATGGAGGAAAGCTCTTCTGTACTTCCTGCAATGTGGTTCTGAATCATGTCCGCAAGTCTGCGATCAACGACCACCTCAAGtctaaaacacacacaaagcgAAAGGCAGAGTTTGAGGAGCAGAACGTCAGGAAGAAGCAAAGGACTCTGACTGCCTCCCTTCAGTGCAACAGTACTGCCCAGACAGAGAAAACCAGCGTCATCCAGGACTTCGTGAAAATGTGCCTGGAAGCTAATATTCCACTTGAGAAGGCTGATCACCCATCCGTGCGAGCCTTCCTGTCCCGCTACGTCAAGAACGGCAGTTCGATACCTAAGTCAGACCAGCTAAGGAAAGCATACCTGCCTGATGGGTATGACAATGAGAACCAGCTCCTCAACACTGAAGACCGTTGa